Within Deinococcus actinosclerus, the genomic segment CCCATCGCGCGCACCCTCGCCTACTGGCGCACCAGCCCGCACGGGTGGCACATGCCCGCCGACCTGAAGGTCCTGCCCTTCTACATCCCGATCGCCACGCAGTACCCGCAGGCGGTCGGCGCGGCCCTCGCCGAGCGGCGTCAGGGCACCCGCAACGTCGCCATGGCCTTCATCGGGGACGGCGGCAGCAGCGAGGGCGACTTCCATGAGGCGCTGAACTTCGCCGGAGCCCTGAACGCGCCGTGCGTGTTCATCCTCCAGAACAACGGCTGGGCGATCAGTGTCCCCACCCGCACCCAGACGCGCGCCACCGACCTGAGCCGCCGCGCCGACGGGTACGGCATTCCCGGCGTGCGCGTGGACGGCAACGATGCCCTGGCCACCTACCACGTGACCCGTGAAGCCGTGGAGCGTGCCCGCAATGGCGGCGGCCCCACCCTGATCGAGACCGTGACGTACCGCGTCAAGCCGCACACCGTCGCCGACGACCCCAGCCGCTACCGCAGCGAGGCCGACACCGCCGGCTGGGACGCCAAGGACCCCGTCACGCGCCTGCGCACCCACCTCCTGAACGCGGGCCTCATGACCGAGGCCAGCGAGGCCGACCTGCTCGCCGAGATCGCCGCCGAGTTCGAGGCCGCCCTGGCCGAAGCCGACAGCTACCCCGAACCCACCCCCGCCGAGATCCTCGACCACGTGTTCGCGGAACCCACCCCACAACTGAAGAAACAGCGCGCGGAGATCCTCGCCGAGCACGCCGCGCCGAACCAGAAGGAGCAGGCATGACCGCCACCGCCACCCCCACCGGCCACACCGGGGCCACGAAGACCATGACGATGGTCGCCGCCATCAACGACGCCCTCGATATCGCCCTGGCCGCCGATGACGCCGTGCACATCTTCGGCGAGGACGTGGGCGTCATGGGCGGCGTGTTCCGCGCCACCGACGGCCTCCAGGCCAGATACGGCGAAGAGCGCGTGTTCGACACGCCCCTCGCCGAGGCCGCCATCGTCGGCATGGGCATCGGCATGGGCCTCGCGGGCCTCAAGCCCGTCGCGGAAATCCAGTTCGCGGGCTTCCTCTACCCCGCCCTCGACCAGATCCTCTCGCACCTGGGCCGCTACCGGCACCGCACCCGCAGCCGCTACCACCTGCCCATGGTCATCCGCGCCCCCTACGGCGGCGGCGTCCACACCCCCGAACAGCACGCCGACAGCCCCGAAGCGATCCTCGCCCACACCCCCGGCGTGAAGGTCGTCATTCCCAGCACCCCCGCCGACGCCAAGGGCCTGCTGCTCTCGGCCATCAACGACCCGGACCCCGTCTTCTTCTTCGAAGCCATCAAGCTCTACCGCAGCGTGAAAGAGGACGTCCCCACCGGCGACTACCGCGTCCCCATCGGCAAGGCCCGGATGGTCACGGAAGGCGACGACGTCACCGTCATCTGCTACGGCGGCATGGTCGAAGTTGCCCAGAAAGCCGCCGCCGCCGCCGCACAGGTCGGCATCGGCGTCGAGGTCATCGACCTGCGCACCCTCGTCCCCATGGACACCGACACCGTCATCGCCAGCGTCGCCAAAACCGGCCGCGCCGTCATCGTCACCGAAGCGCCCCGCACCGCCGGCTTCCACAGCGAAATCGCCGCCGTCATCGCCGAAGAAGCCATCGAGCACCTCCGCGCGCCCATCGTCCGCGTCACCGGCTTCGACGCCCCCTACCCGCCCTTCACCGCCGTCGAGGACGTGTACCGACCCAACCCGCTGCGCGTCGCGAAAGCGATCCGGCAGGTCATGGACTACTGACCCCCTGAGTGAGCGCGTCAGGGGTGCGCCTGGCGGCGGGCTGCCCCACCCCCAGCCCCCTACCTCAAGGGGGCAGGGGGAGTTTTCGCTGCGCTCGGCAGGTATTTCTCTGACTTTCTGGGCGGGTGACTGGCGGGTTCGGCCACTGATGGGGCTGCAGACCTCCGGTGTCGCTGCGGGCGCCCCGCGCGCTGCGCGCCCAGGAACGAGTGCGCCTACGCCAACGAATCAAGATGAGCGAGGGGCCGCCCCCGAGCGGTCAGGGCCAGTGGCGACGGGCCCGGCTGCCACGACGCTGGATTGGCCCCACACCTTGATCCGTGCCAGAAGGTTCTACTTTTTCCAGCTTCAGCAGCGGCGAGAACCCCGCCGATGGCGCGGAACATTCGCGCCGGAAGCGTGATCTGCGCGACCTTTTCGCCTCAGGGGTGGATCATGAAGGGCGGGGACGATGGAGGGAATGCGCTCCCCTGCCCTGCTGCTGACTGCTGCCCTGCTCGTGGGGGCGGCCGCGTTCGGTGTCACGCGCTTCCAGTCGGGTGCAGACGCCCAGACAGCTGCCGTTCAGCAGACAGCGGTGCCTACGCTGCCGCCCGGTGCGGAACCCGCCCCCGATACGCCCACACCGGTCGAGCCAGAACCCAGCCCGGAACCATCACCCGCACCAGAACCGGTCACCCCCACTCCGGTACAGGTGCAGCCGCCCACGCCCGAGGTCACACCCGCTTCCCCTCCAGCCGCGCCTACCCGGGTGCTGCCAGCGCGGGCCAGCGTCACGGGCATCCGACACGAGTACCAGCGGCTGAACAACTGCGGTCCCGTCACGATCGGCATGGCCCTGAGCCGCTGGGGCGGAACGCTGAACCAGTACGACATCGCCCCGAAACTCAAGCCG encodes:
- the pdhA gene encoding pyruvate dehydrogenase (acetyl-transferring) E1 component subunit alpha, producing the protein MVQCLAPDGSVVREDLLPDPETRLELYRQMRRARHFDERGWVLYRQGRLGVFPPFGGMEASQVGTAAALTKNDWLFPTYRDTGAALTLGLPIARTLAYWRTSPHGWHMPADLKVLPFYIPIATQYPQAVGAALAERRQGTRNVAMAFIGDGGSSEGDFHEALNFAGALNAPCVFILQNNGWAISVPTRTQTRATDLSRRADGYGIPGVRVDGNDALATYHVTREAVERARNGGGPTLIETVTYRVKPHTVADDPSRYRSEADTAGWDAKDPVTRLRTHLLNAGLMTEASEADLLAEIAAEFEAALAEADSYPEPTPAEILDHVFAEPTPQLKKQRAEILAEHAAPNQKEQA
- a CDS encoding alpha-ketoacid dehydrogenase subunit beta codes for the protein MTATATPTGHTGATKTMTMVAAINDALDIALAADDAVHIFGEDVGVMGGVFRATDGLQARYGEERVFDTPLAEAAIVGMGIGMGLAGLKPVAEIQFAGFLYPALDQILSHLGRYRHRTRSRYHLPMVIRAPYGGGVHTPEQHADSPEAILAHTPGVKVVIPSTPADAKGLLLSAINDPDPVFFFEAIKLYRSVKEDVPTGDYRVPIGKARMVTEGDDVTVICYGGMVEVAQKAAAAAAQVGIGVEVIDLRTLVPMDTDTVIASVAKTGRAVIVTEAPRTAGFHSEIAAVIAEEAIEHLRAPIVRVTGFDAPYPPFTAVEDVYRPNPLRVAKAIRQVMDY